In Myotis daubentonii chromosome 10, mMyoDau2.1, whole genome shotgun sequence, one genomic interval encodes:
- the LOC132242959 gene encoding uncharacterized protein C14orf119-like produces the protein MVSRCPVRGKGRMPLESSSSMQLSFPSLLPSVPGNSINSSLPPMSYITSQEMKCILHWFASWPGPQRERFLQDLVTKAVPGKLQPLLEGLEQLSVSGANRPPCIFECQLRLWDQWFRGWADEERNEFVRQLEVSEPDFVAKFYQAVAATAGKD, from the coding sequence ATGGTCTCTCGGTGCCCtgtgagaggaaaggggaggatgCCACTGGAATCATCATCTTCGATGCAGctatccttcccttctctcttacCCTCAGTGCCAGGCAATTCTATtaactcttcccttcccccaatgTCTTACATCACTTCCCAGGAAATGAAGTGTATTCTTCACTGGTTTGCCAGTTGGCCAGGTCCCCAGCGTGAACGTTTCCTACAAGACCTGGTAACTAAAGCAGTGCCAGGAAAATTACAGCCATTGCTAGAAGGTCTGGAGCAGCTTAGTGTGTCTGGAGCCAACCGACCACCTTGTATCTTTGAGTGCCAACTACGTCTTTGGGATCAGTGGTTTCGAGGTTGGGCTGACGAGGAGCGCAATGAATTTGTCAGGCAGCTGGAGGTCAGTGAGCCAGACTTCGTGGCAAAGTTTTACCAAGCAGTGGCTGCTACAGCTGGTAAAGACTGA